ATACCTCTTATCCACATTCTAAACTGTGTGATTTTGATTTAGACTCATTTGATCATGAAAagaatagttattattattttagcccACTTAGTTGCTTAAGTTCTTTATATATGTAGCATTGAAATCTTTTAACAAGCAGGGTGCAATTTATTGCCATAGCAGGAAAATTGTACGTGGGGAAAGAAAAGGGGAGCCCCTTATGTAGTTAGAGCAAACGTATGACACGAGTCATTAACCCATGTACTCATTAGACAGTGGAATTTAGAACCTAAATTACACTGAGGTTATGCTGATGCCATTAGCCCAGGATAAGTGATTTAGTATGACAACATCATTTTTGAACATCAGGTGCAATTTGTGATTTTTCAACAAATTCATCTTGAAGAAAGAATGATCTTTCATAAATAACAAACTGTTAAAGGTAAAACCAAGCtatgcattagaaaaaaaattctaaattcagCATCCTAAATTACAGCAAGGAAAGCCCTCACACCACCATTCACAAGTCTCAATTCAAGCAATTTATTTTTGGCAAGCCAAATCACAGCTGTCAACAGTGGGTTTTTTCCACCCCaaaattacataaatatatttcGAAAAAGAGAGACATCTTCATCTAGAAGAAAAGTTAATTACAAATGCCGTGTGTCGTTACAAATGCTTTTATAAAAAATCACACGGaagggggttaaaaaaaaaaagcaaacaaacaaaccctggaAGATGCAGCTGAGCCCCCTTGCTCCAGAAATAAAACTCCTGGTGGCTGTAACAGCAGCGGCAGCGCTACTCCCGACAGAAGTTTTCAGCTGTCACTTCTAACAGCTGAGCGCTTCCTAGGAGAGAAGCGACAGGCCGAGAAGAGAGGTAGTTGTGGGAGATCTGAGGATTTAATACCTGAAATTTTACACTTGAAGGGAAACCCTTCCGCACTTCGCCTGCACTTTACGGGACACCTAACAAGCCAGCCTCCCTCCCCCCAACACACGCTCACACCACCCGCGTCCCACCACACACAAGTGCCACAGCTCGAGGAACTGATCACGCATCCTTCCTCGTTCCCTCCACAAACAGACTGCTCGGGACAGCGCTGATCTGGAGCTGGGGGAGTGACCTGCACCTGCGAGCCCCGCAGCGGCCTCACACCTAGGGCCACCTCCGCCGCGCGGGGCGCCTCCCAGCCCTTCCCGAAGACTACTCGCGCCCCCCTGGGTCTCCGCGCTCTCAGACACGCCTGGCTTCCCGGGCCCTAGCCGCCGCCCCAGCCCTGTCACCTCGGGCCCCCCGGGACCCCGGGCCTCACCCCCTCCTCCAGCTCATCCTCAGAGCCCGCGTCCTCTGGCTGGTCCAGGTCTATGTCAAACACTCCTGCCATGTCCTCAGCTTCCCTGTCTCGGACGTCCGGCGCTGGGTAAAAGCCGTCCCGCCTCCGTCGTCGCCTCATGGGCCCGGACCCGCCGCAACCACTGCCGCCGCTGCCGCCATCACCGGCCGCTTAGGCTTAGTGCGACTGCGCCTAGGCCGTAGACTGGCTCCTCAAGTTCAGCGCTAGAGCATGCGTACTGGGTCCCATGAAGCCGAACTGTGGGCAGTGGACATGCGTAGAATTATTGCCAGGATCAAGGTCCTGGGAGAGACATGCGCAGAATGCCAGCCGAAGCCTCGGTTGGAGGCTAGATCATGCGCATTGTCAGCTCAAGCTTTTGATGGACAGCGAGCATGCGTACCATATCTGATGTTGATAAATTGAAATTAAACATGCGTAATTAACCTTTCTGAATaagaagaaacacacacacgcacccacCACCCCACTTACCCCCAAAACGCTCAGTCTGTGGAACATGCGCATTCGTTCTTGGCAGTGTTTAGTGTTGAAGGCGAGCATGCGCATAACGAGAGGATTGGCCCTCTGAAGTTTGAAGAAGACAGAAGCGACTAGTACCGGGGCTGTCAGTgagtgagtttattttaatgagGGGTTCCTGGGGCCGGTGGGGAAAGGGAGAGTCTTGGTTTTGCTCTTTACTAGTCTGGTGGTCTTGGGAAATCACAAAACTTTCCagaccctcagtttccttatccgtAAAAAGCGGATAATAATGCCTGCTTTGTAGGATTTTGgtgtgttttgtttggtttggtttgtaggaTTGTTTGAAAATCTGAAGCACAGAACCTGGCTCACAAACCGTGGCTCATTTCCACTGCTGCATAGACCTGGTGTGAGGTCTTTATCAAaaattgtctgttttgtttattaaACATAATGAAAACCAGTTCTAATATTTCATCTGGTCTGCTTTCTCCGAGCTCCGGCTTTCTTCCTGTACTGGAGCTAAGGAGCCCAGGGAACgttgtggttaagagttgggctgctaaccaagaggtcacaaAGTGTAATTGTAGTTATCAAGCCAGAAAGGAGGTTGGTGAAGGGAGAGAAAGTCATTATTTAGAAGAGGGAAAATTACTGTTAATTAAATGCGTGATTGCAGAGAGAAATTCTGTGTTCTATGTGTCCACGTGGTGTGAACTGTGTATTACTACGTAATCCCGTCAATCAGCATTCTTTTTGCTTTGTCTTAAATGCATGCTGAAGAAAATAGTATGAATCAGATTGTGGAAGCTGTGTATGAATGTATTTGAGTATAGTAAATCACAAATCGCAAAACCATAAAGAAAAGGAGAACTTCCTGAATGACTGGCACCTTAGACAACATAACAATTTCATCTGCAACCCTGTACATATATggcatttttaaattatattttttaatcaagATGTAATTAATATGTGgcattttatttgttcttttagtAATATAATAGTTCTCaaagtctatatttttctattacaGGTTGCTCACTTTTTTGGTGGGACTTTGTGGCTCAGCATGTCAATAGTAACAGTGCAACTTGGTCAGTGTGGCAATCAGATTGGTTTTGAAGTGTTTGATACTTTATTTAGTGACTCATACTGTTCCCAGGGACTCTGCTCCAAGAAGGAGAATGAGGCGTATCAAGCGTCTTGCAAAGAAAGGTTCTTCagtgaggaggaaaatggaggtaTGTGTGGCCCATGGTTCTTTCCTTTAGTCTGAGGTAGCCAGCCTTTTCAAGGCCAAGCCCTCCACTTGGTGTCTGAACCCcatccctcccccatctctctaGGGACCTATGTTTGCTCTCTCCCATCTGTTTCTATTATTGACAATTTTTGCCTCCCAGTGGCATCTTTCCTTCAGCACATGAGCGCGCTCAGATCTCACCAgtctaaaacaaagcaagacaaaaaaaatcccttgactaaagttttcttctttcttaatttCTTGCCTTCTTATCCAAGATTCTCAATGGAGAGCCCTCCTTAACCCAGTGCAATCTTGCTCTGCCCTCACCACTTCTGAAGCTACTCTAAGAAAAAGTTTCCTAATTACCAgattcaatggctgtttttcttttcttaattcacttaacttctctgctggatttgacAACACTAACTACTATAAAATTTCctccttgaaatattttttctttcgatttttttcccttgctagtTCTAGTTGCCCGGGCTGTACTTGTTGACATGGAACCTAAAGTTATCAATCAAACACTATCAAAGGCTGCCCGGTCTGGCCGATGGAAATATGGTCAGCATGCATGCTTCTGTCAAAGACAAGGTTCTGGAAACAACTGGGCATATGGGTAAGAATAATTCCACATATTTTGCAGTTTAGTTACAGATACATTGTTGATTAATAGACAATGTAGTTACAATTGTAGAGTTGATATACTCTAGATTGTACTAGCAAACAATCTTGTAATTGCTACTTtaaagtttgaattcacccagaagaAACTCTCATTcagtctctgtgtctgtgcttcAGGTACAGGTAATGATGAAGGATCTCTTGCCCCAAGGTTTTCCACCTTCTTCATTGTCGTGCTGCCAGCTGACTTACTGTCAGTATATTATCTGTATCTGGCGAGTATTCTGGTTTATTGGGCAAGAATATTACAAAGCAGTAGTTCCAGCACTTTGCTGCACATTAGAATTTCCTGGGGATCTTTGGAAAGTCTCAATGCCTAGGACTCGCTCCAAGAGATTTTGATTTAATTGGCTTGGGATAAAGTCCAGGTATTGGGATTTTTCAaaggtccccaggtgattttaatgtgcagcAAAGTTTGAAACCACTGCTTTAGGACTATTGTTATGAGTATCAGATATTATGTTGTACCAGAAACTTACACAGAACTACTTGGTCATTGAAGGCTCCTGGTAAATGAATGTCCCATAAAAGAGAATTTCCTGTACCTAGTCAGTGCCCTCTCCTAGCAGTCATATTCAcctgttaaatatatttttgtattttaaattctgCCAGTCAGAGTACTTGTATCTTTCGTGAGAATTAGTTCACTTGCGCAGCTTTGAAAAGCTCGCTCTGTCCTGTGTCTATCTCTGCATTGCATCTCTGTGGTCAATTTTAAAAGGGTTTATGTTTGTCTCTTTTGCATTGCATAGTTACTCTGTTCATGGACCCAGGCATGAAGAATCTATAATGAACCTAATTCAGAAGGAAGTGGAGAAATGTGACTCTTTGAGTGGTTTTTTCATCATAATGAGTATGGCCGGGGGCACGGGATCAGGGCTAGGAGCCTTTGTTACCCGGGATTTACAAGATCAGTACCCAAACTCTTTTAAAATGAATCAGGTTATATGGCCTTATGGAACCGGTGAGGTATGAACGTATTAattgaaatttttatattttgcattcttTCCAGTTGAAATAAATGTGGGTAGGAAATTGATTCTCActctttctttggacatgttaagttaCAGCTTCAGGAGTGATTATGCAACATGATACTTTCTTGAGTACAATTCACTTAACTTAAACTTTTCCAAACAAACTAGGTGTCCacgttttttaaaatttcaaaaaaagatGATTGTGTATGCCCTCTCAGGAACCCAACTCTGAGTTAGTCCCTCTGGCTACAGTATGTAAAGCAGGACAGACCTTGACCTCATATTGGGGTTCATGGTGCCATTGCCAACcttcaaatagtttttttttttttccatggggaAGAAGTTTGTATATAGGCCAATTTCGTGTTGGTCAGCCTAGTAGGAGAATCAGTAAACTGGAGGTGAGATAACTCACTATAGGAAATGATGTAGGAAGGAAGTGTGATAATAGCCAACATTTACTAAGCCCTTATTATGTACAAGGCACTATTCCTAAGTTCTTTACTTCCATTATATCATTAATCTTTCTAACTCTCGGAGACCAGTGTAATTATTGTCCCTGTCTTACCTGTAActcagggtcatcatgagttggaatcaacttaatggcaatgggtttgtttgtttttaaacaaatgaggaaactgaggcattcaGAGGTTAAATATCTTGTCCAAAATCATACCAACAGCTAgaaagtgacagagccaggaatGTGAACGCAGGCAGGATGGCTTCAGAATctacgctcttaaccactcttcACTCCTGCCTTTCTTATTTCTGATGTTTTTCTTTCTAGGTTATTGTTCAGAACTACAACTCCATTTTGACTCTCTCTCACTTGTACCAATCTTCGGATGCCCTCCTTGTTCATGAGAATGATGCTGTCCATAAGATCTGTGCAAAACTGATGGGTCTCAGACAGGTCTCCTTTAGCAATCTAAATCACGTCCTCGCACATCAGCTGGGAAGCGTGTTCCAGCCCACTTACTCTGCAGGAGGCTCGTTTCACTATAGAAGAAATCCATTAGGTAGGTGTCCCCGTGCCCTCCTCTGTTATTTGTGAGAAAGTCTTATGCTCTGAAAGCCTGCGAGCTTAttctattcagatcctttacccattttttaaattaggttatttatct
The window above is part of the Elephas maximus indicus isolate mEleMax1 chromosome 19, mEleMax1 primary haplotype, whole genome shotgun sequence genome. Proteins encoded here:
- the TUBD1 gene encoding tubulin delta chain isoform X1 codes for the protein MSIVTVQLGQCGNQIGFEVFDTLFSDSYCSQGLCSKKENEAYQASCKERFFSEEENGVLVARAVLVDMEPKVINQTLSKAARSGRWKYGQHACFCQRQGSGNNWAYGYSVHGPRHEESIMNLIQKEVEKCDSLSGFFIIMSMAGGTGSGLGAFVTRDLQDQYPNSFKMNQVIWPYGTGEVIVQNYNSILTLSHLYQSSDALLVHENDAVHKICAKLMGLRQVSFSNLNHVLAHQLGSVFQPTYSAGGSFHYRRNPLGDLMENLVPHPEFKMLGVRNIPQMSENSLAYSTFTWAGLLKHLRQMLISNAKMEEGINWQVRPPLSGLPALGKTSFNKEPHFNTSIANLVILRGKDVQSADLGGFKDPALYTSWLQPENAFNVWKTQRAFNKYEKSAALVSNSQSLVKPLDTIVGKAWNMFASKAYIHQYTKFGIEEEDFLDSFTLLEQVIASYRNL